The Pungitius pungitius chromosome 15, fPunPun2.1, whole genome shotgun sequence nucleotide sequence CAACAAGAAAATAGTTGAGAATAAAGTTTGTTGAACCTTTCAGATTGACCATAAAAGAGGCTTTATTGCAAGTAACAGTCAGCCCATGTTGGTTCGTGCTCGTGTGCGCGTCTTTACCAGTAGGTTCCCGCCCCCTGTGAGGTGAGGTCCATCCCGTCCACACCATAGTTATCGTCATCCATAATCTTGGACAGGCCAAAGTCTGTGATTTTGATCTCTCCACATGCGGTGCCGTCCACCAATAAGATGTTACCTGCACATCACACCAGGAGACTCAGTAAAGCGTGCGGGACACAATGATTGACACAAGATCAGGTTCACATAAGGTCCGGATATTGTTCATCAAAAGTAATTCATCCAGAATATTTTTCGGACCCGTGACCCACCGGGCTTGAGGTCGTAGTGGATGATGGGGGGCTTGATTTCGTTGAGGTAGCGCAGGGCGCTGACAATCTGCATGACAATGGAACGTGCCTCCTTCTCTGACATCAGCTTGTTTTGCTTCAGGTAGAAGTCCAGGTCGTTGCCTTCACAGAACTCCAGAACTGTACAGAACCTGGGAGAGCAGAGCACAGAGTGTGTTGTAAGAGCTGGAAAAGACTGAACGCTGAGGGGGGAAATTTCACTTTCCCCACCTCCACATGGAGGTCAAGGGTCAGAGTCACCACTTACTCCTACTAAATGAGAATGACTAAAGTTTCCAGTCGGGAATGTGAGCTGGAGAGCTTGGCTAGCATGGTACTCAACCTTTGTACCCAACATGAAGGCGTTTTCATCGCTTTATCTGAGCAGATGTACAGCATCTAGCATTGTCTACGATGACTAAAGTTCACGCGCTTGGTTAACAATTAATCGACCATTGTCCGGCCTGTTGACGTTGAATCGTACGTTCTTCTGCTTTTACCATCTTTACTTTCCCGATCTGGTAAGCCGCCTGTGATGTTTGTGCTCACGTGTAACAGCCACTGAAGCAGAACGTCACGCGCACAATACAAACAACTCTGGGCCGGGCCTTTTCGAAGGTTAATAAAAGAACCGCAGGGCCTGTCACAGAAGCAGCGCTGCAGCagacagaggtcaaaggtgactcACGTGTCAGTGTCCAGGGAGAAATAGTCATAGAGTTTGACTATTCTGGGATGGTCCAGCTGTTTGTGTATCCGGTACTCCCTGCATGCATGcctggaaggaaaaaaatgtcaaagtagGGTGCCAGCTGCCAGAGAAACATTTCATCTTTGTGCATCctaagttgtgtgtgtgagagagagacctaCTTGTGGTAgttctcttttttctcctctctccagtTCTTGTTGAGCTGGTGGATTTTGACAGCTGCGTAGCGCTGCTCAAACAGGTCAAAAGCCTGCGTGACAAGAAAACAGTTGTCTCTTAAAGATGCTTCACGGGAGAGGGGACAGAAAATCTAATCTGACCACGCAGACGTTACCTTATAGACTTCACTGAAGCCACCCCTGCCCAGCAAGTGCAGCAGGAGGTACCTCTCATTCAAGGTGGGATGGTCTTTAAAACTGTGAGGAGGCACAACATTTCATGTTCACTGCTTCAAAAAGGGATTTTAATACAGCTCTGTATTCTTTGAGTCATGTCTTAAAATCGCAAAAAGGCCTTCTCATTCTCATGCGTTGGAGCAGATATTTAGTTCTAGTCTTGACCATCAGGCTGCTTGCAGAGCGGACTTACGCAGAGCTGTCCTCGTTGTTTATCCTCTTCAGCTCTCGGATGTGGAGGTTCCTCACCCGCTCCAACCGCTCCAGCTCAGCCTGGATCTCCGCTTCCTCCTGTAGAGTTACATCAGGTGAACTTAAACAATGCAATACTCCAGCAGCCATTTAAGTGAATTAATGCCCCAATACATTGTTTTgactacatttaaaaagtttcaaagaacattttgatGGTAAGGATGGTCATAATATGTCGAGTCaattgatttcattttcttcatctaCCAACCTTCTTCAGATGTCCGAGGCGAAGCTTAAAGATTTCTTCCTGCTCGTGGTACTCCGCAAGCGTCAGTCTGACAAAATATGTACATGTCAAAATCTCAGGACAGACAAGAAAACAGAATTGGAATTGTGAAGATATAAAAGAGGCCAACAAACAAGGTAAATCACCAcgcattctttaaaatatctttccaCGGTCAGCGCGGAGCTATTTGAGTGTGTAGCTATTTGAGTGTGTAGCTATTTGAGTGTGTAGCTATTTGAGTGTGTACTCACAGTTGAGGCAGCGAGGGCTTGAGAAACGGGTCGGAGTCGTTGCCGTTGACCACCTTAGTTTTCCGCTGCTTGGCCTCAGAAGTGGAGGCaaccgagagggagggagacgcagGGTTGGGAGGCTTCCTCTTGGCCAGCAGCTTCCTCTGTCGCTCTAtgtcctccctctgctggttgaTGCCCTCTTGTTGCCTATACAGCGCGGTATAGGAAGTTAGTCATGTAGAAAACACTGGAGCAGACAAAAAGGAGCCTTTCATATGCTTTGCCCTGGCTGTGAAGTGAAGCGTGCATAGGAATTGCACTTAAAAGACGCTACACTTCTGaccctttaaaaaaagggtttatAGCTGCAGCTCTCGTGTAGAATCCAAAGGAAATATGTTCAAACCAAGCAGGCGATGGCCGTCACTCACTTGATCAGGTTCTGGAATGCGTATCCGTCCGTCCACTGCTCTGTGAAAGACGCTCCGTGTCGGACCGTGGTGAAGTGACCGAGACGGAGGCGGTCCTGCATGCTCTTCTCGCGGCACGACTGCTTCTCCTGGGTGCTCTGTTCACGAGAACGGGCATGGGAGAAACAAAATGTGACCAAAAGCAATCACCTACAACTTCCCTCCACCCAGAAAGAATGTGTCAACACCcacccttttttaaaataacctcAGTGCATCCTTATGCTAAATGGTGCAAAAGAACACTGCTTTATAGAAGAAATTCACAGCGGACTCAAGTGTCCTCACTGCACTGCGATCATAGAGAAACAATCATGATTTGCTCTCATGTGCCGTCTGACTCCATCTTCTCTTCTTGCAGTTCTCATACCCACACAACTGAAGCTGTAATGACCCGAACTAAACAACCCAACTTGAGTCAATGTTCATTTTAGAGGATTACGACGGATGATTACAAACGTAATATGCTGCATTAAGCTTAACACAGCGCTTGCTGCAGTGGCTGCGGCTtgcgttttttaaaaagttaaaaatatcaacaaatcTCAGAATCTAAAGAATATGATACATTATGGCCGCAATATTACATGTTATAATCTATCAAATGCGTTTTGTGAAAAGGTTTCTTGCACAATAAATCCCACCACTACTGTGCTGCTAACCGCAACTGCAGCCCAGAAGTATGGAGCCCATGAGGAAAACAGATAATTGGTGAAAAGATTCAGAGATCTACCAACCCACGGACCCCTCGGGGGTTGGACCAAAGCAGAGCTAAAACACCAGAGAAGATTGAACGTGTTATGAAAAAAAGCTGCTGCTCCAAGTTAGCAGCAGGTGCAAAATAGGCAGTTTCTTTTGCAAGTAAAACATTGCAAATTGTGCATAGGTTGCCAACACATTAACCGTAAGAACCTGATAAGAGGATAGTGTCTCTATACGGCCTCAGATGCAGAGGGAAGTCGGGTTGTTTTTCCTTTCTGCCCACAATAGAACAAAAATGTCTTAATGGAGATGTTTTTCGTATGATGAACACACAGAAGGGTCCATGCAGGCAGAGACAGATACCTTCTCTATTAGCAGCTTCTTGCTCATGGTGATGCACTTATTGAGCCTCTCCTTGTATTTCTCCAGGAGTTTCTGCTGTTCATCAATCTGCCTGCGCAGGTCACAGTTAGCCTGTTAAGAGGAGACCGCAGGGACGGCATTAGGTTTGGTTGTGTAGATATAAACAAAGTACACATCTGACGTGATAACTTGCTATACATCAGactgtttttgtttcatgcaCTCGGCATCACAACTCAGTTTATAAATGTTTAACTCACTCTCAGCAGGTCATCTATTcgcccctcttttttttccaggtccAGACTCTTGTTGCTCTCCAGAGCAGCAAGTTTCAGCCCTGTTAGATCCGTCTGGAGAATTCAGACAAAGGGGTGTGAACAAATATGCAATACAGTGCGTCAGTGTTTAATGTATGCATTACATTACCTGGACACACTTGCTGGAGGAAGCTTTAGGATTGTGCTCGCCAAAACACAGACTCGTAGGCGAGGAGCTGTTCTGCCGGATCTACAGACAAAGAAAGACTTTTAAAACACGAATGACCAATTAAACACTGACACTCACATCCACCCCATGTGCAACAGACTCAATGATCCTCATGTAAGGTATTCTATTGtttatggtgggggggggggaactcacgATTGAGCCTGGGGCAGAGTGAGAGTTCTGTGGAGACCGGCGGGCTGAGGGGAGACCCCTGACTGGACTGGAACCATTCCCACCCTGGAACTTTGCACAGAATTTGCCCATCCTTAAAAACTCATTTC carries:
- the LOC119209504 gene encoding serine/threonine-protein kinase tousled-like 1-B isoform X3 yields the protein MSVQSNSGSGGGSLEATPSWSQLSSSPTISQQHITATAKSKEGPMEELHSLDPRRQELLEARFTGAVSGNTGGSTGSTSGGAKGLANESSNHSYGSLGSSSDKESETPEKKHSESSRGRKRKADTYSESSQGKTSTRGPKISDYFDFQGGNGSSPVRGLPSARRSPQNSHSAPGSIIRQNSSSPTSLCFGEHNPKASSSKCVQTDLTGLKLAALESNKSLDLEKKEGRIDDLLRANCDLRRQIDEQQKLLEKYKERLNKCITMSKKLLIEKSTQEKQSCREKSMQDRLRLGHFTTVRHGASFTEQWTDGYAFQNLIKQQEGINQQREDIERQRKLLAKRKPPNPASPSLSVASTSEAKQRKTKVVNGNDSDPFLKPSLPQLLTLAEYHEQEEIFKLRLGHLKKEEAEIQAELERLERVRNLHIRELKRINNEDSSAFKDHPTLNERYLLLHLLGRGGFSEVYKAFDLFEQRYAAVKIHQLNKNWREEKKENYHKHACREYRIHKQLDHPRIVKLYDYFSLDTDTFCTVLEFCEGNDLDFYLKQNKLMSEKEARSIVMQIVSALRYLNEIKPPIIHYDLKPGNILLVDGTACGEIKITDFGLSKIMDDDNYGVDGMDLTSQGAGTYWYLPPECFVVGKEPPKISNKVDVWSVGVIFFQCLYGRKPFGHNQSQQDILQENTILKATEVQFPAKPQASTEAKAFIRRCLAYRKEDRFDVHQLCSDSYLLPHMRRSNSSGSLQSSASSLSTY
- the LOC119209504 gene encoding serine/threonine-protein kinase tousled-like 1-B isoform X2, which produces MSVQSNSGSGGGSLEATPSWSQLSSSPTISQQHITATAKSKEGPMEELHSLDPRRQELLEARFTGAVSGNTGGSTGSTSGGAKGLANESSNHSYGSLGSSSDKESENSDLKRGSSPAYSTPEKKHSESSRGRKRKADTYSESSQGKTSTRGPKISDYFDGGNGSSPVRGLPSARRSPQNSHSAPGSIIRQNSSSPTSLCFGEHNPKASSSKCVQTDLTGLKLAALESNKSLDLEKKEGRIDDLLRANCDLRRQIDEQQKLLEKYKERLNKCITMSKKLLIEKSTQEKQSCREKSMQDRLRLGHFTTVRHGASFTEQWTDGYAFQNLIKQQEGINQQREDIERQRKLLAKRKPPNPASPSLSVASTSEAKQRKTKVVNGNDSDPFLKPSLPQLLTLAEYHEQEEIFKLRLGHLKKEEAEIQAELERLERVRNLHIRELKRINNEDSSAFKDHPTLNERYLLLHLLGRGGFSEVYKAFDLFEQRYAAVKIHQLNKNWREEKKENYHKHACREYRIHKQLDHPRIVKLYDYFSLDTDTFCTVLEFCEGNDLDFYLKQNKLMSEKEARSIVMQIVSALRYLNEIKPPIIHYDLKPGNILLVDGTACGEIKITDFGLSKIMDDDNYGVDGMDLTSQGAGTYWYLPPECFVVGKEPPKISNKVDVWSVGVIFFQCLYGRKPFGHNQSQQDILQENTILKATEVQFPAKPQASTEAKAFIRRCLAYRKEDRFDVHQLCSDSYLLPHMRRSNSSGSLQSSASSLSTY
- the LOC119209504 gene encoding serine/threonine-protein kinase tousled-like 1-B isoform X1; the encoded protein is MSVQSNSGSGGGSLEATPSWSQLSSSPTISQQHITATAKSKEGPMEELHSLDPRRQELLEARFTGAVSGNTGGSTGSTSGGAKGLANESSNHSYGSLGSSSDKESENSDLKRGSSPAYSTPEKKHSESSRGRKRKADTYSESSQGKTSTRGPKISDYFDFQGGNGSSPVRGLPSARRSPQNSHSAPGSIIRQNSSSPTSLCFGEHNPKASSSKCVQTDLTGLKLAALESNKSLDLEKKEGRIDDLLRANCDLRRQIDEQQKLLEKYKERLNKCITMSKKLLIEKSTQEKQSCREKSMQDRLRLGHFTTVRHGASFTEQWTDGYAFQNLIKQQEGINQQREDIERQRKLLAKRKPPNPASPSLSVASTSEAKQRKTKVVNGNDSDPFLKPSLPQLLTLAEYHEQEEIFKLRLGHLKKEEAEIQAELERLERVRNLHIRELKRINNEDSSAFKDHPTLNERYLLLHLLGRGGFSEVYKAFDLFEQRYAAVKIHQLNKNWREEKKENYHKHACREYRIHKQLDHPRIVKLYDYFSLDTDTFCTVLEFCEGNDLDFYLKQNKLMSEKEARSIVMQIVSALRYLNEIKPPIIHYDLKPGNILLVDGTACGEIKITDFGLSKIMDDDNYGVDGMDLTSQGAGTYWYLPPECFVVGKEPPKISNKVDVWSVGVIFFQCLYGRKPFGHNQSQQDILQENTILKATEVQFPAKPQASTEAKAFIRRCLAYRKEDRFDVHQLCSDSYLLPHMRRSNSSGSLQSSASSLSTY
- the LOC119209504 gene encoding serine/threonine-protein kinase tousled-like 1-B isoform X4 gives rise to the protein MEELHSLDPRRQELLEARFTGAVSGNTGGSTGSTSGGAKGLANESSNHSYGSLGSSSDKESENSDLKRGSSPAYSTPEKKHSESSRGRKRKADTYSESSQGKTSTRGPKISDYFDFQGGNGSSPVRGLPSARRSPQNSHSAPGSIIRQNSSSPTSLCFGEHNPKASSSKCVQTDLTGLKLAALESNKSLDLEKKEGRIDDLLRANCDLRRQIDEQQKLLEKYKERLNKCITMSKKLLIEKSTQEKQSCREKSMQDRLRLGHFTTVRHGASFTEQWTDGYAFQNLIKQQEGINQQREDIERQRKLLAKRKPPNPASPSLSVASTSEAKQRKTKVVNGNDSDPFLKPSLPQLLTLAEYHEQEEIFKLRLGHLKKEEAEIQAELERLERVRNLHIRELKRINNEDSSAFKDHPTLNERYLLLHLLGRGGFSEVYKAFDLFEQRYAAVKIHQLNKNWREEKKENYHKHACREYRIHKQLDHPRIVKLYDYFSLDTDTFCTVLEFCEGNDLDFYLKQNKLMSEKEARSIVMQIVSALRYLNEIKPPIIHYDLKPGNILLVDGTACGEIKITDFGLSKIMDDDNYGVDGMDLTSQGAGTYWYLPPECFVVGKEPPKISNKVDVWSVGVIFFQCLYGRKPFGHNQSQQDILQENTILKATEVQFPAKPQASTEAKAFIRRCLAYRKEDRFDVHQLCSDSYLLPHMRRSNSSGSLQSSASSLSTY